The nucleotide sequence GTCGATATCGGCGACCGCGAAGCCGTGTTGTGGGGTTCGCCCATCGAGCTGCAGGCGCAAGACCGCCTGCGCCGCCTGCGCCGCCTGCGCGATGCGCTGCTGCGCAGCACCCTGCTGCCCGCGTTTGCCATGTCGCCCGCGCGCCTCGATGGCTACGTGCGGCAGCTGCGCCGATGGCGTCCGCGCATGCTGTTCGGCTATCCGTCGGCCCTGTGCCGCATCGCCAGCCACGCGCAAGCGCGCGACCTGCCGCTCGACGGCCTGGGCGTGAAAGTGGCGTTCGTCACGGCCGAGCGACTGTACGACGAGCAGCGCACGCAGATCGCCGCCGCCTTCGGCTGCCCCGTGGCCAACGGCTACGGCGGGCGCGACGCGGGTTTCATCGCCCACGAATGCCCGGAAGGCGGCATGCACATCACGGCCGAAGACATCATCGTGGAAATTGTCGATGGCAATGGCCAGCCGCTGCAGCCAGGGGCCACGGGCGAAATCGTCGTCACCCATTTGGCCACGCAGGATTACCCCTTCATCCGCTACGCCACGGGCGACGTGGGCGCGCTGGGCACGCAGCCCTGCGCCTGCGGCCGCGGTTTGCCCCTGCTGCACAAGCTCGAAGGGCGCAGCACGGATTTCCTCACGGCGGTCGACGGCACCGTCATGCATGGCCTGGCCCTCGTCTACATCGTGCGCGAACTGCCGCAAGTGCAAAGTTTTAAAATCATCCAGGAAAGCCTGCTGCGCACGCGCGTGCTGCTGGTCTGCGTGGCGCGCCTGGATGACGCCACGCGCAGCGCCATCGTGAGCGGTTTCCAGGCCAGGCTGGGCGCGCAAGTGGACATCGCCATCGAGGAAGTCGACGAGATCGCGGCCGAGGCGTCGGGCAAGTACCGCTATGTGGTGAGCGAGGTGGCGTAGGCGGGCGGCCTGCAGCGCGATGCAATAGCAATTGTCCATACTCGTCGATGTATCTTGCTACATCCTTGCTACATCACTTGCAATGGGCTCGCCTGCTAAGCAATATCCGTATGAATGCACGCTACGGAGCGGGATATCCACAGCGGTCTGGCTGACGATTTTCGCACGCAAGCGACGCACCAGTGAATCGAGCGAGCGGCCGCTATGGTAGTCATCGCGCTTCTGGCGAGGTTCACTACTCTTGAAGTTTCAGGCAACGTGCACTCATACATTGATGTAGATCAATCATTTTTTGAACTGTGTGCAGCAGAATATGAGCATTCGCAAGTGTCTGTTGATCAGACCATGGCAGTGCGCCTGACTGACCAAGCACAACACGTCAGCCCAGCACCCGCGCCCTGCGCTACGCATGACTAACTTCATAAGGAATAACATGACACCCACTACCATGAAAGCCGCCGTTGTCGAACAACTGGGCCAGCCCCTGGTGCTGCGCGACGTTCCCGTGCCGGTTCCCGGCCCCGGCCAGATCCTGGTCAAGACGGAAGCTTGCGGCGTGTGTCACACTGACTTGCACGCGGCGCGCGGGGACTGGCCCGTCAAGCCGACGCCGCCGTTCATTCCCGGCCACGAAGGTATCGGCCTGGTGGTGGCCATGGGTACAGGCGTGACCGAGGTGCAGCTGGGCGACAGGGTCGGCGTGCCCTGGCTCTACTCGGCTTGCGGCCATTGCGAACATTGCCTGGCAGCCTGGGAAACCGTGTGCGCCGAGGCGCAGTTCGGCGGCTACACCAAGAATGGCGGCTTTGCCGAGTACATCCTGGCCGACCCGCGCTACGTCGCGCATATTCCGGCCGGGTTGTCCGCAGTGCAGGCGGCGCCCATCATCTGCGCCGGCGTGACCAGCTACAAGGGCATCAAGGAAACTGGCGCGCGGCCGGGCCAGTGGCTGGCCGTGTCCGGCATCGGCGGCCTGGGCCACCTGGCCATCGAGTATGCGGTGGCCATGGGCTTGCGCGTCGCGGCCGTCGACATCGATGAAGGCAAGCTGGAGCACGCGCGCGCCCTCGGTGCCGAAGTGACCATCAATGCCCGCCAGGGTGATCCCGTCGCGGCCCTGCGCGAAGCGACCGGTGGCGGCGCCCACGGCGTGCTGATCACCGCGCCATCGATTGATGCCTTCCAGCAAGGCGTGGCGATGACGCGCAAGCGCGGCACCTGCGTGCTGGTGGGCTTGCCGCCAGGCGACTTCCCAACGCCGCTGTTCGACGTGGTCGCCAATTGCGTGACAATACGCGGCTCCTTCGTCGGCACCCGCCAGGACATGGCCGAGGCGCTCGCCTTTGCCGCCACTGGCAAGGTCAAGGCCGGCGTGGAATTGCAACCGCTGTCAGCCATCAACGACATCTTCAGCCGCCTGGAGCAAGGCAAGGTTGCCTCGCGCGTGGTGCTCGATTTCAGCAGCAACTGATCAGTACTCAGGCCAAGCGGTGTATCTGTGCGACGGCAAGGAATTGCCGTTGCTATGATGGCATATCATAAAGGACACACCGATGAAAACCTCCCGCTTTTCCTCCCTCTCTTCCCTGCTGGCCTGCGCCGCCCTCGCCTGGCCGCTTGCTGCCAGCGCGGCCGATCAGGCCGCGCCATCCCTTCCCGGACACTATTACCTGCAAGGTGTCATGGAAACGGGCTCCGAACTGCTGCTGAAAAAGGACGGCACCTTCGAATGGATGCTCAGTTACGGCAATACCGACCAGCAAGCCAGCGGCGAGTGGCGCGTTGCCGGGGACACGCTGACCCTGGTGGCAGGCAACGGCGACAAGGAGCCGCAGTTCCGCGTGTTCGAGGAATCGGAAATGCGCATCCAGAAACCGGCCGAAGCGGGATTGTGGGTGGCCATCGTCGGTTTTCCCCGGCTGGGGCCGATGGCTGGCGTGGAAGTGAAGTTCGAAGCGCAAAGCGGTAAGACGGCCACGGCTGTGAGCATCGCGAACGGCGACGCCATCGTCCGTATGCCAGCGTCGGAACGCTGGGTGCGCGCCGGCTTGCGCCGCCAGGGATCAAAGGCCGACTATCAATGGCTGGCCGTGCCGTCCGGGCGCGCACAGGAACGCATCGCCGCCTTCGCCGTCACCGACCCACAGTGGCTCAGGGGTCAGGCATTCCAGAAACTGGCCTTGCGTATCGTCAAAGGCGGGCTCCAAGTGGACGAGACAGACAGCAGCCTGGCCCGAGGCCTGTACGCGAAACCGGCATCGAAGCAATAGCCCCGCTCCAACTCACTCATCTTCCAGGCACGCTGCCCTGATCAAGGATATTGACCAGGGCAGCGCTGTTTGTGGCCAGGCGCAGCCGTGCGCCGTTGACACCCCGCACGGTCTGTCCTATAGTCGCCGGGTTAACAAGAAATGAGAATGAGAATCATGTTCATTAAAATGAAAAAGTGGCTCGCATGCTATCCGCTCGTGGCCGCCAGCCTGTTGCTGGCCGGTGGCGCGCAGGCGCAAGTGGCCGATCCTGGTGCCGGTGCCAAGCAATTGTGGCAATTGATAGACTATGTTGCCGTCGATTACAGCGGTGCCGTCGAACACGGCAAGGTGGTCAGCGAGGCCGAATATGCGGAAATGCTCGATTTTACCGACAACGCGACGACGCAAATCGCTGCCCTGCCAGCCCACGCTTCGCAGGCGGCCATCGCCGCCGCCATCGCCGACCTGCGCAAAGCCGTCGTGGCCAAGGCCGATGGCGCGGAAGTCAAGCGCCTGGCGCACCACGCGAATGGTTTGCTGATTGCCGCCTACCCGATTCCCGTGGCGCCCAAAGTGCTGCCCAATCTGGCGCGCGGCGCGGCCCTGTATGCGGCCCAGTGCGCTTCTTGTCATGGCGTGGCCGGTGGCGGCGACGGTCCGCTGGCGGCCAGCCTGGAGCCGAAACCGATCGCCTTCACGGATGGCGAACGGGCGCAGTCGCGCAGCCTGATGGCGCTATACCAGGTCATTTCGCAAGGCGTGGCCGGCACTTCGATGGCCAGTTTTGGCCAGCTCTCCGAAAACGAGCGCTGGGACCTGGCCTTCTTTGTCGGTGGCATGTCGCACGATGCGGCGGCGCGCGCGCGCGGCGAAAAGCTGTGGCAGGACGATCCGCGCAGTAAAAACCTGTACGCCGACCTGGCCGCCGTGACGACCCTGACGCAGGAAGCGGCGGCCGCCAAGCTGGGTGCGGACGAAGCGCAAGCCTTGACGGCGTACTTGCGCAGCACCCCTGGCAAGGCCGAGGCGCACAAGCCGGCGGGCCTGGCCCTGTCGCGCTTGCGCCTGGAAGAAAGCCTGGCCGCCGTGCACGCAGGCGACCGAGCGGCCGCCACGCGCCTGGGCCTGTCGGCCTACCTGGACGGTTTCGAGCCGATCGAGCCGATGGTCGGTGCACGCAACAAGTCCTTGCTGCTGGCCGTGGAAAACGCCATGCTGGCCTACCGTTCCGCCGTTGCCAAGGGCACGGTGGCCGACGCCGAGGCGGCGGGTGAAAAGCTGCAGCAACTGTTCAGCCACGTGGAAGCGGAACTGGGGGACGCCAAGGCGGAGCCGATGACGACCTTTATCGGCGCCCTGACGATCTTGCTGCGCGAAGGCGTGGAAGCGCTGCTGATCGTGATCGGCATTATCGCCTTCCTGCGCAAGGCCAAGCGCAACGACGTGCTGCCGTACGTGCATGGCGGCTGGATCAGCGCGCTGGTGGCGGGCGGCCTGACCTGGGTGGCGGCAACGTATCTGGTCACCATCAGCGGTGCCAGCCGGGAAGTGAGCGAAGGACTCGGTTCCGTGTTTGCTGCCCTGGTCCTGCTCAGCGTGGGCTTGTGGATGCACCAGAAGAGCAGCGCCGGACGCTGGCAGGAATACCTGCATGAGAAACTCACGGCAGCGATGAGCCGGCGCTCCGCCTGGGGCCTGTTCGCCCTGGCCTTCATCGCCGTCTACCGCGAAGTCTTTGAAACCGTGCTGTTCTATTCCGCCCTGGCGGCGGACGGCAATGGCGGCGCCCTGCTGGGAGGCTTCCTGGTGGCCATCGTGCTGCTGGTCGTGATCGCCTGGGCCTTGCTGCGCACCAGCGCCCGCATGCCGATCGGCAAGTTCTTCTCGTGGACGTCCGCCTTCGTGGCCGTGCTGGCCGTAATACTGATGGGTAAAGGCGTGGCCGCGCTGCAGGAAGCGGGCTGGGTCGGCGTCACCCCCGTCGATTTCATGCGCATCGACCTGCTGGGCATCCTGCCGACCCTGGAAACGCTGCTGGCGCAAGCGGCCATCGTGGCCATCATCATCGCCGGCTACGGCTGGAACCGCGTGTCCGCAGGCAGACGCAAGCTGGCCTGAGCTTGACACTCGCCCTTTGAAACGCGCCGGCACGGGCGTTTCCGCCATCCCCCAATCGCTGCAGCCAGCCATTGGGGGATTTTTCATTGCAGCCGCTTGGCGCGACATTTCGCCTGACGACTTTCATCCGACAACAGCGCTGGCCAGCAACAGGAAAATCGCTGGTCACGACCAGCTTGGCATCTTTGCCGCTGCTGGCCATCAGCCACATTCAAGAAATCGTCCGTAGCTGTCCAGTCCCGTTCGATCGTAAACGCGCTTTACAAATAGATCCGGCGTCTTTTGCTGCCATTCTTTGAGCGCCTGAATGGGTGTTTTTGCACCGATGGGCCCCTGCTGCAGCAGTTGCTGCTGCGCGGCCTGTGGGCCGATGTCGTCGATGACAGCTTGCCGAAGCCGCAGTGGATAGCACGCTGGTGCGAACTGGGTGCGTCAGGATTTCCCTTTATCAACTCCCCTGCCCTGCAACGCCTGCTGGACGCCGGCGTCGACGTGCATGACCTGACGGACGTCGTGCGTTCCGCGCAAGTCTTAACGATCTACAATATCGCCCAGCTGATCGACGAGCCTTGCCGCGACCTCGGCTATGACGTCGAGGCAGCGCCCGACGTGCAACTGGGGTATGTGGATGAGGCCGGCGCACCGCACCTGCCCGGCAGCCTGCATGATGCGCTGGAAGAACTGGATCCGGCGGGCCGCCACGGCCAGCCCCGCTCGCTGGAACTGCGCCAGTTTGGCGGCTTGCCGGGCGATCTGCAGATGCAGCTCAAGGACTTGCTGGAGAAGAAAGCCTGGTCGCAGGCGGCCGTCCTGTGGAAGCGTGCCGTTGGCGGCGAGCTGGCGCACTGCCTGGCGGCAATGCAACAGCTGGCGCGCCAGCTGTAATACCTTACCAGTAGCCAAGCACCTTCCACCACGTCGTGCCGACAATGGCAAAGATCAGCAGTTCCACCACGCACATGATGAAGCCGACCCGCCACCAGTTGCCCATCGTCACGAAGCCGCTGCCAAAGATGATAGGCGATGTGCCCGTCGCGTAGTGGGTCAGGGTCATCATGATGGCCGAGCCGGCCGTCATCATCAGCATGAACGGCACGTGGTATTCGGCGGGAATCAGGTGCAGGCCCACCGTCAGGAAGGCCAGCAGCATGGCGCTGATGTGGGCCGTCGTGCTGGCAAAGAAGTAATGCGAAAAGACAAACACCAGCACCAGGACGGCGGCGATCGGCAGCCAATCCATGCCGCTGGCGACGATGGCGGCCTTCATGCCGGCCGAGAACCAGGCAATCACGCCCGTCTTGTTCAATTGCTCGGCCATCATGACCAGCGCGCCGAACCACACGAGGGTATCCCAGGCGCTCTTCTCGGACAGCACGTCGTCCCAGTCGATGGTGCCCGTGATAATCAACACGAACAAGCCGACAAAGGCCACCACCGTCGCATCGAGCGAAAACGCTGGGCCGAACAGCATGGCGGGCACGTTCGCCCATAGCAACAGCAGCAGGGCAAAGGTGCCCAGCATGACTTTTTCCGACGGCGACAAGGGACCCATGCTCTTCAATTCCGCCTTGGCGTAAGTGACGGCGTCCGGCGTGGCTTTCAGTTCCGGCGGCGACAGCCAGTAGATAATCAAGGGCATCACCAGCAGGCAGACCAGGCCCGGCAACAGCATGCACAGGGCCCAGGTGGTCCACGTCAGATGAAAACTCTGGCCGCTGGCCTTGGCCACGAAATCGACCACCAGCGGATTGGGCGCCGTGGCTGTCAGGAACATGGCCGAGGTAATCGGGTTGGCGTGGTAGTTGACGAGGGCCAGATACGTGCCCACTTTACCTTCCGTGCCCTTGGCAGGGTCCGAGTCGAAGGCGTTGGCGATCGATTTCATGACGGGGTGGACGATGCCGCCACCGCGTGCGGTGTTACTTGGCGTAAAGGGCGCCAGCACCAGTTCGCAAATGGCCAGGCCGTAGCCGATGCCCATGGTGCGCTTGCCCAGCAGGGAAATGAACAGCAGACCGATGCGGCTGCCCAGCCCTGTCTTTTTCAGGCCGCGCGAAATCAAAATCGCCACCACGATCAGCCAGATCAACGGATTCGAGAAACTGCTGAGCGCATCCGTGATGGCGCCTTTGGACGAGGTCGACGTTACTTGTGACAATGACACGATAACGATGGCCATCATGGCCATCACGCCAATCGGCATGACTTTCAGGATGATCGCCAGGATGGTGGTGAGGAAGATTGCCACCAGGCCCCAGGCCTTGGGCGTCAAGCCATCGGGCGCGGGCAGCAATAGCATGCTCACCAGCAAGGCCGTGCAAATCAGGGCGGGGACGAGGCGGAATGGGACGGCTTCCTTGAAATGCAG is from Janthinobacterium sp. 61 and encodes:
- a CDS encoding zinc-dependent alcohol dehydrogenase; amino-acid sequence: MTPTTMKAAVVEQLGQPLVLRDVPVPVPGPGQILVKTEACGVCHTDLHAARGDWPVKPTPPFIPGHEGIGLVVAMGTGVTEVQLGDRVGVPWLYSACGHCEHCLAAWETVCAEAQFGGYTKNGGFAEYILADPRYVAHIPAGLSAVQAAPIICAGVTSYKGIKETGARPGQWLAVSGIGGLGHLAIEYAVAMGLRVAAVDIDEGKLEHARALGAEVTINARQGDPVAALREATGGGAHGVLITAPSIDAFQQGVAMTRKRGTCVLVGLPPGDFPTPLFDVVANCVTIRGSFVGTRQDMAEALAFAATGKVKAGVELQPLSAINDIFSRLEQGKVASRVVLDFSSN
- a CDS encoding cytochrome c/FTR1 family iron permease codes for the protein MKKWLACYPLVAASLLLAGGAQAQVADPGAGAKQLWQLIDYVAVDYSGAVEHGKVVSEAEYAEMLDFTDNATTQIAALPAHASQAAIAAAIADLRKAVVAKADGAEVKRLAHHANGLLIAAYPIPVAPKVLPNLARGAALYAAQCASCHGVAGGGDGPLAASLEPKPIAFTDGERAQSRSLMALYQVISQGVAGTSMASFGQLSENERWDLAFFVGGMSHDAAARARGEKLWQDDPRSKNLYADLAAVTTLTQEAAAAKLGADEAQALTAYLRSTPGKAEAHKPAGLALSRLRLEESLAAVHAGDRAAATRLGLSAYLDGFEPIEPMVGARNKSLLLAVENAMLAYRSAVAKGTVADAEAAGEKLQQLFSHVEAELGDAKAEPMTTFIGALTILLREGVEALLIVIGIIAFLRKAKRNDVLPYVHGGWISALVAGGLTWVAATYLVTISGASREVSEGLGSVFAALVLLSVGLWMHQKSSAGRWQEYLHEKLTAAMSRRSAWGLFALAFIAVYREVFETVLFYSALAADGNGGALLGGFLVAIVLLVVIAWALLRTSARMPIGKFFSWTSAFVAVLAVILMGKGVAALQEAGWVGVTPVDFMRIDLLGILPTLETLLAQAAIVAIIIAGYGWNRVSAGRRKLA
- a CDS encoding anion permease gives rise to the protein MYKTVRDMFLHFKEAVPFRLVPALICTALLVSMLLLPAPDGLTPKAWGLVAIFLTTILAIILKVMPIGVMAMMAIVIVSLSQVTSTSSKGAITDALSSFSNPLIWLIVVAILISRGLKKTGLGSRIGLLFISLLGKRTMGIGYGLAICELVLAPFTPSNTARGGGIVHPVMKSIANAFDSDPAKGTEGKVGTYLALVNYHANPITSAMFLTATAPNPLVVDFVAKASGQSFHLTWTTWALCMLLPGLVCLLVMPLIIYWLSPPELKATPDAVTYAKAELKSMGPLSPSEKVMLGTFALLLLLWANVPAMLFGPAFSLDATVVAFVGLFVLIITGTIDWDDVLSEKSAWDTLVWFGALVMMAEQLNKTGVIAWFSAGMKAAIVASGMDWLPIAAVLVLVFVFSHYFFASTTAHISAMLLAFLTVGLHLIPAEYHVPFMLMMTAGSAIMMTLTHYATGTSPIIFGSGFVTMGNWWRVGFIMCVVELLIFAIVGTTWWKVLGYW